The Streptomyces sp. HUAS MG91 sequence ACGCCCTCGTGATGCGTCTGACCACCGACACCGTGACCGACACCACCGTGACCGAAGAGAAGAACCATGGCTGACGAACCGCTCGTCCTCGGCATCGAGACCTCCTGCGACGAGACCGGCGTCGGCATCGTCCGCGGCACCACCCTGCTCGCCGACGCCGTCGCCTCCAGCGTCGACGAACACGCCCGCTTCGGCGGCGTCGTCCCCGAGGTCGCCTCCCGCGCGCACCTGGAGGCGATGGTCCCGACGATCCAGCGCGCCCTGAAGGACGCGGGGGTGACCGCGAAGGACCTCGACGGCATCTCCGTCACGGCGGGCCCCGGGCTCGCGGGCGCGCTCCTCGTCGGTGTCTCGGCCGCGAAGGCGTACGCGTACGCGCTCGGCAAGCCGCTCTACGGCGTCAACCACCTCGCCTCGCACATCTGCGTCGACCAGTTGGAGCACGGCAAGCTGCCCGAGCCGACGATGGCGCTGCTGGTCTCCGGCGGCCACTCGTCGCTGCTGCTCTCCACCGACATCACGTCCGACGTGCGGCCGCTCGGCGCGACCATCGACGACGCCGCCGGTGAGGCCTTCGACAAGATCGCGCGTGTGCTGAACCTCGGCTTCCCGGGCGGGCCCGTCATCGACCGGTACGCCAAGGAGGGCGACCCGAACGCGATCGCCTTCCCGCGCGGACTCACCGGCCCGCGCGATCCCGCGTACGACTTCTCCTTCTCGGGTCTCAAGACCTCCGTGGCCCGCTGGATCGAGGCCAAGCGGGCCGCCGGCGAGGACGTGCCGGTGCGGGACGTGTCGGCGTCCTTCCAGGAGGCCGTCGTCGACGTGCTGACCCGCAAGGCCGTCCGCGCCTGCAAGGACGAGGGCGTCGACCACCTGATGATCGGCGGCGGCGTCGCGGCCAACTCGCGGCTGCGCGCCCTCGCCCAGGAGCGCTGCGAGAAGGCCGGGATCCGGCTGCGGGTGCCCCGGCCCAAGCTGTGCACGGACAACGGCGCGATGGTCGCCGCGCTGGGCGCCGAGATGGTGGCCAGGAACCGGGCGGCCTCCTCGTGGGACCTGTCCGCGGACTCGTCGCTGCCCGTCACCGAGACGCACGTACCGGGCCACGACCACGGCCACGACCACGTGCACGAGGTCAGCAAGGAGAACCTCTACTCGTGAGCGTCGCCCTGATGTGGGAGGCCCGGGCGGTCGCCGGACGCGGCGACGAACTCCTCGCCTGGGCCAGGGCGCAGCCCCTGGAGCGCGAGCCGGCGCGCCGCGAGACGCTGCGCGCGCCCCAGGACCGGGTCCTCGTCATCACGTGGTGGGACGCCGCGTACGACGCCGAACTCCCCGAACTGCCCGAGCCGGACGGCGATCTGGTGACGCGTGCCGTGCACCGCTGGCGGTTCGAGACCGCCTGAGCCAGGTCCCACCCTCGGCCCGTTAAGGGCTGTTTCGCGGTGGTGTGTATCCGAGATTTTCTGAGATTTTCCGAAGAGTCGGGGCGAGAGGTTTACCGTTGTAATAATTCGGACTTACGTTCCCTGAGTGACTGAGAAGAAACGGTTCCGTGGGCGTGCGGTGAAGGCCGCCGGTGTCGTCCTCGGCTGCGCCCTCGTGCTCGGCGGCGCCGGTGCCGGCTGGGTGTACTGGCACCTGGACCACAACATCCACAGCGTCGACATCGACAGCGCGCTCGGCGACAACCGCCCGGCCCGCGCCGACCGGGCGGGCCCGTCGCCCTCGCCGTCCGCCTCCGCGTCGCAGGAACCGGTCGAGAAGGGCGTCCTGAACATCCTCGTCCTCGGCTCCGACTCGCGCTCCGGCAAGGAGAACAAGAAGCTCGGCGGCGGTGACAGCGGCGGGGCGCGGTCCGACACCGCGATGGTCCTGCACCTGAACGCCGACCGGTCCGAGGCGACCGTCGTGAGCATCCCGCGCGACACCCTCGTGGAGCGTCCCTCGTGCCCGACGGAGTCCGGCGGGACGACGGCGGTCGCGTACGGCGTCATGTTCAACAGCGCCTACTCGCTGGGCGGTCCGGTCTGCGCGGTGAAGACCGTCGAGACCATGACCGGGGTGCGCATGGACCACTATCTGGAGGTCGACTTCGCGGGCTTCGCGAAGCTCATCGACGCGCTCGGCGGTGTCGACATCACCACGGACGAGGACATCGACGACGACCTCAGCCAGCTCCACCTGACGGCCGGCCCGCACCATCTCGACGGCAGGACCGCCCTGGCCTTCGCCCGGACCCGGCACGGAGTCGGCGACGGCAGCGACCTGGGTCGCATCAAGCTCCAGCAGCAGCTGGTGAAGGCGCTGGCGGACGAGGTCTCCGGCTCCGGGCTGCTCACCAGCCCCACCCGTCTCTACCAGGTCGCCGACGCGGCGACGGGCGCCCTCACCACCGACACCGGCCTCGACTCGCTGAGCAAGCTGTCGGGCCTGGCGCGCAGCCTCCAGGGCCTGTCCGGCGACTCCGTGAAGACCGTGATGATGCCCGTGGTGCCCGCGCCGTCCGACCGCAACCGGGTGGTGGCCGACGAGCCGGAGGCCAAGGAGCTCTGGGAGTCGCTGCGTTAGCCGTCCGCGCGGGCCGGGGCCGGGGCTCCCACCAGCATGGTCGGCGCCCCCGCCACCCGGGTCAGGAACACCGTCGCCGACGCCTTCCCGTAGGGCTTCGGCATGACCTTGCGGCGCAGCTCCTCCGGCTCCACGGCGGACCCGCGCTTCTTCACGGTGAGCACCCCGACCCCGCGCTCGCGCAGCAGTGCTTTCAACTTCTTCACGTTGAACGGGAGTTGGTCGGTGATCTCGTACGTGCTCGCGTACGGCGTCGGGAGCAGGTCGTCCGCGGTCACATAGGCGATGGTCTCGTCGACCAGGCCGCCGCCGACCCGCTCGGCCACCTCGGCGACCAGGTGCGCGCGGATGACGGCGCCGTCGGGCTCGTACAAGTACCGCCCCACGGGCCGCACTTCGGGGTCGGGCAGCCCGCGCCCGGCCAGCGCCCGCGGACCCGGCAGCAGCGTGGCGCGCATCCTCCCGGGCTCGGTGCCGAACCACAGCACGGCCTCCTTCACGTCGCCCCCGTCCGAGATCCACTCGGCGTCGGCCGCGTCCGGGATCGCCTCGTGCGGGATGCCGGGCGCGATCTTCAGCGCCGCCCGGGGCGCCTTCAGCGCGGCGGAGACGGCCCAGGACAGGGGCGGTGAGTAGGCCTCGGGGTCGAAGATGCGGCCCCGGCCGCCCCGGCGCGCGGGGTCCACGAACACGGCGTCGTACGCGGACGTGTCCACCTCCGTGACGTCCGCCTCCCGCACCTCGATCAGCTCGGCGAGCCCCAGCGCCTCGGCGTTGGCCCGGGCGACGGCGCAGGTCAGCGGGTCGCGGTCGACGGCGAGGACGGAGATCCCGGCGCGGGCCAGCGCGATCGCGTCGCCGCCGATGCCGCAGCACAGATCGGCGACGGACCGGACGCCCAGCTCCCGGAAGCTCTCCGCCCGGTACGCGGCCACGCTGGTCCGGGTCGCCTGCTCGACGCCGTTCGCCGTGAAGTACATCCGGGCCGCGTCGTCCGCCCCGAACTTCGCCGCCGCCCGCTGCCGCAGCCGGGCCTGGGCGAGTGCGGCCGAGACGAGGTCGGCCGGGTGCTCGCGGCGCAGCCGAGTGGCGAGCGCGAGTTCCTGGGCCGGGTCGTGGTCGCGCAGCGCGTCGAGCAGGGCGCGGCCCTCGTCGGTGAGCAGGGCGGCGAAGGAGGCGGGGTCGTTCACCCGGCCCATTGTCCGCCAGTCGGTGGACGATCCCGCGCACGGCGGCGGTGTCGGCCCCTGACCAGCGCGTTGAGCTGCAAGGATCCGGCGCCATGCAACTAGTACGACAAAACGAAAAAAGCCGGAGAAGGTGGACGGCGAGACGGCTCTCCGTCGCCGTCCTGGCGGCCTGCGCCCTCGCCTCCGGCTGCGCCGCGGGCGGCGGCGACGCCACGACCGTACGGCCGGCCCCCGGCCAGCAGCCCCTGAAGGCCCCGCCGGCCCGCGCCCTCGACTCGTACGCCACCCGTCTCAAGGCCGAACGCGCCCGCGTCGTCACGGCGGCGAAGCGCTGGGGCCTGGCCGCGCCGCCGCTGGCCGCGCCCGCCCCGCCCGCGCGCAAGCCGCACATCGAGCCGCGCAAGGGCTTCGAGGTCGACGACCAGAAGGAACTCGGCCTGCCCCCGGTCTTCACGACGATCCCCACCAAGAAGAAGATCGTCTTCCTCACGATCGACGACGGCGCCGAGAAGGACCCGGCGTTCGTGCGGATGATGAGCGAGCTGAAGATCCCGTACACCGCCTTCCTCAGCGACTACCTCGCCAAGGAGGACTACGGCTACTTCACGACGATGCAGAGGGCCGGGGTGGGCCTGAACAACCACACGCTCCACCACCCCTACCTGCCGGGCCTGTCCTACGCGGGACAGAAGCGCGAGATCTGCGGCATGCAGGACGTCATCGAGAAGCACTACGGCAAGCGCCCGACCCTCTTCCGCCCGCCCTACGGCAACTACAACCAGGACACCCTGAAGGCCGCCAAGTCCTGCGGGGTGAAGTACGCGCCCATCTGGAACGCCGAGGTCTTCGTGGACCGAATGGACTACCGCGAGTGGGACCGCGACATCCATCCGGGCGACATCATCCTCACGCATTTCCGCGGTCGCGAGGACTGGAAGGGCACGATGCCCGACATGATCCGTACGTTCATGAAGTACGTCACCGGCAAGGGGTACGCGGTGGCACGCCTGGAGGACTACCTGTGACACGTCATGGGGCGGGGGGCGGTGTCCGGCGGCCGGGGGCGCGGGCGGCGATCGTCTGCGCCCTGGCCGCCGCGCTGCTCACCGGGTGCGCGCAGTCCGTCGACCCGATCGAGCGGATGGGCCGGAAGGCGGCGCAGAAGGTCCGCAGGCCCGATCCGCCGCCGGCGGCCGGCGCGCCCGCCCCGGACGTCCACCGCCGCTGGGGGCTGGCCGCCCCGCTGGCCCCGGCGCCCCGGCCGCACCGGGTGCTCGCGGCCCGCGCCCCCGGCACGGTGCCGCCGGTCATCGACCACGTGCCCACCCGCGACAAGGTCGTCTTCCTGACCTTCGACGACGGCGCCGAGCGCGACCCGCGGTTCGTCGACATGGTCCGCGAACTGCGGCTGCCGATCTCGATGTTCCTCGCCGACTCGGCCGCGGCCACGGGCTACGACCACTTCGGACAGCTGCGGCGGCTCGGCGCCCAGGTGGAGAACCACTCGCTGACCCACCCGTTCCTGCCCGGCCGGGGCTACGTCGACCAGCACGCCGAGATCTGCGGCCAGCAGACCCGGCTCAAGTCCCGCTTCGGCGCGGCCCCGCGGCTGTTCCGCCCGCCCTACGGGGACTACGACGCCGACACCCTGCGGGCGGCCGGTGACTGCGGCATCGACGCGATCGTCCTGTGGCGCGCCTCGATGCAGATCAACGACCTGCGTTACGCCGACGGGGACCGGCTGCGCCCCGGCGACATCATCCTGGCCCACTTCCGCGGCCCCGCGGAGCTGAAGGGCACGACCCTGACGGAGATGACCTCGCGGATGCTGCGGCGCGTCCAGGAGCAGGGGTTCACGGTGGCCCGGCTGGAGGACTACGTCTGAATCCGCTGCCAGGCGGCGGCCGCCAGGGTCGCCGCCCACGCGGCGGCGAACAGTTGGACCGACGCGGCCCACGGGCGCCGCAGCCACAGGAACGCGGCTCCGAAGAGCAGCGCCGCCCCCGCGCCGCCGGCCCAGAGCCACACCTCGGTCCGGTCCGGCGGCGCCGACTCCGGGTCCGCGCCGCCGAGCCCCTGAAGCGCCAGGCTGAACACCACGAGAGCCAGATAGGCGGCCTCCAGGAGCAGCACGAGGGCCACCAGGCAGCCACCGGCGAACGTGTCGTCGTCCGGCCGCTCCATGTCACCGGCCTCCGATGAACGGCAGCACCCCGACGAAGGCCACCACGGCCCCCGCGAAGACCTGGATCCCCGCCGTCACCAGCAGGGGGCTGCGCCCGAAGCGGAAGGCGAACGACGACGCGAGGATCAGTCCGGCGAGCAGCAGCGTCCCGAGCGCGACCTGGCCGCGCGAGGCGTGGGCGCCGTAGGACCAGACCGCCACGTTCAGGCAGCCGATCACGTCCACGAACAGGACGAACAGCGCGAGCGCGATATCGCCCGCCAGTGACTTCGGAGTGCGCTGGTGACCGGTCATGCCAGGACTCTCGTACGGAACCCCGGCCTCCATCCGTACGTTCCCCGACCGAGACCGATCCGTGGCCCGCCGGAGGCCTTCGGGGAGGGGGCGGGAGCGGGGCGGAAGGGCGCCGCGCGGAGAGCTCGATTAGCAGTCCGCTTGACCGAGTGCTAATCGCGGTCATAGTCTCGGCTCTGGCACTCCCCGTAGGAGAGTGCCAACAGCGACGGGCAGGTCCGGCACCCGCGACGACGGATCCACCTGGTCGCCACCTCAGACAGTTAACCCCGTGAGATCTCCGAAGGGGGAGGTCGGATCGTGACGACCGCCAGCTCCAAGGTTGCCATCAAGCCGCTCGAGGACCGCATTGTGGTCCAGCCGCTCGACGCCGAGCAGACCACGGCCTCAGGCCTGGTCATTCCGGACACCGCGAAGGAGAAGCCCCAGGAGGGCGCCGTCCTCGCCGTGGGCCCGGGCCGGTTCGAGAACGGCGAGCGCCTGCCGCTCGACGTCAAGGTCGGCGACGTCGTGCTGTACAGCAAGTACGGCGGCACCGAGGTGAAGTACAACGGCGACGAGTACCTCGTCCTCTCGGCCCGCGACGTGCTCGCGATCGTCGAGAAGTAATCCACTTCCGGATTACCGGCTTCACCGAAGCGACATTGCTTCAGCTTTCGATCTGCGCCCCTGGCACCCGCGATGCACATCAGCCGGGGTCGGGGGCGCGGTTCGTTTTCACACCAAGCTTCACCCTAGTTTTCCGAGAGGGCTGAAACGCTCCCATGGCGAAGATCCTGAAGTTCGACGAGGACGCCCGTCGCGCCCTTGAGCGCGGCGTCAACAAGCTTGCCGACACGGTGAAGGTGACGATCGGCCCCCGCGGCCGCAACGTCGTCATCGACAAGAAGTTCGGCGCCCCCACCATCACCAACGACGGTGTCACGATCGCCCGCGAGGTCGAGATCGAGGACCCGTACGAGAACCTCGGCGCCCAGCTGGTGAAGGAGGTGGCGACCAAGACCAACGACATCGCGGGTGACGGCACCACCACCGCCACCGTGCTCGCCCAGGCCCTGGTCCGCGAGGGTCTGCGCAACGTCGCCGCGGGTGCCTCCCCGGCCGCCCTGAAGAAGGGCATCGACGCCGCCGTCAAGGCCGTCTCCGAGGACCTGCTCGCCACCGCGCGCCCGATCGACGAGAAGTCCGACATCGCGGCCGTCGCCGGTCTGTCCGCCCAGGACACCCAGGTCGGCGAGCTGATCGCCGAGGCGATGGACAAGGTCGGCAAGGACGGTGTCATCACCGTCGAGGAGTCCAACACCTTCGGTCTGGAGCTGGACTTCACCGAGGGCATGGCCTTCGACAAGGGCTACCTGTCCCCGTACTTCGTCACCGACCAGGAGCGTATGGAGGCCGTCCTCGACGACCCGTACATCCTGATCCACCAGGGCAAGATCGGTTCGATCCAGGACCTGCTCCCGCTCCTCGAGAAGGTCATCCAGGCCGGCGGCTCCAAGCCCCTGCTGATCATCGCCGAGGACGTCGAGGGCGAGGCCCTGTCGACCCTGGTCGTGAACAAGATCCGCGGCACGTTCAACGCCGTCGCGGTCAAGGCCCCCGGCTTCGGCGACCGCCGCAAGGCGATGCTCCAGGACATGGCCACCCTCACCGGTGCCACCGTCATCGCCGAAGAGGTCGGCCTCAAGCTCGACCAGGCCGGTCTGGACGTGCTCGGCTCCGCGCGCCGCGTGACCATCACCAAGGACGACACCACGATCGTCGACGGTGGCGGCAACAAGGCCGACGTCGAGGGCCGCGTCAACCAGATCAAGGCCGAGATCGAGAACACGGACTCCGACTGGGACCGCGAGAAGCTCCAGGAGCGCCTCGCGAAGCTCGCCGGCGGCGTCTGCGTGATCAAGGTCGGTGCCGCGACCGAGGTCGAGCTCAAGGAGAAGAAGCACCGTCTGGAGGACGCCATCTCCGCGACCCGCGCCGCGGTCGAGGAGGGCATCGTCTCCGGTGGTGGCTCCGCTCTGGTGCACGCCTCCAAGGTCCTCGAGGGCTCGCTCGGCAAGGAGGGCGACGAGGCCACCGGCGTCGCCGTCGTCCGCAACGCCGTCGTCGAGCCGCTCCGCTGGATCGGTGAGAACGCCGGCCAGGAGGGCTACGTCATCGTCTCCAAGGTCAAGGAGATGGAGAAGGGCCAGGGCTACAACGCCGCCACCGGTGAGTACGGTGACCTGGTCAAGGCCGGCGTCATCGACCCGGTCAAGGTGACGCGCTCCGCGCTGGAGAACGCCGCCTCCATCGCCTCGCTGCTCCTGACGACGGAGACCCTCGTCGTCGAGAAGCCGGCCGAGGAAGAGGCCGACGCCGGTCACGGCCACGGCCACGGTCACTCGCACTGACCCGAGCCCCACCTGAGGCCCGCCTCCCGTTTCGGGGGGCGGGCCTCACCCGTTTCCGCCGGCGCGTCTGCCGAGTGCGGGTCGCGTGTGGTTGGCCGCGCAGTTCCCCGCGCCCCTGAGGCGTGCGCTGCGCGCAGCCTCCCCTGAAGGCCGCAGGCCTCTCAGGGGCGCGGGGAACTGCGCGACCAGCCACGACGAGAGCCGCGGACGAACGCGATCTACTGCGGCCCGTACTTCCGCCCCGTCCGCGACGTCACCCCGCCCAACAAAGAACGCGGGGTCACTTTCACCACCCCCATCAACGCCTTGTACCGCGGATCCGGGATCGACAACGACTTGCCCCGGGACAGATCGGTCAGCGCGGCCGACACCAGCTTGTCGGCGTCGAGCCACATCCAGTTCGGGATGTTGTCGGTGCCCATACCGGCCCGCTGATGAAACTCCGTCCGCACGAAACCGGGGCACAACGCCATCAGCCGCACCCCGGTCCCCGCCAGATCCTTCGCGGCGCCCTGCGTGAACTGCACGACCCACGCCTTCGACGCCCCGTACGTGCCGCGCGGCACGAACGCCGCGACCGACGCCACGTTGACCACCCCGCCGCGCCCGCGCTCCCGCATCGCCGAGGCCGCCGCCGACGTCAGCCGCAGCACCGCCTCGCAGTGCACCTTCAGCATGGTCAGCTCGTCGGCCATGGAGACTTCGAGGTAACGGCCCTTGTTGCCGAACCCGGCGTTGTTGACGAGCAGGTCGACCGCGGCCTTGCGGTCCTTCAGCCGCTCCTCGACCGCCGCGATGCCGTCGTCGGTGGCGAGGTCGGCGGTGAGCACCTCGGCCTCGATGCCGTGCCGGTCGTGCAGCTCCGTCGCCTGGTCCTGGAGGCGCTCGGTGTCGCGCGCGACGAGGACCAGATTGTGGCCGTCGGCGGCCAGGCGCCGGGCGAACGCGGCGCCGATGCCCGCGGTGGATCCGGTGATCAGTGCCGTAGTCATGGCCCCAGGTTAGTGACGGCCGGATGGTGCCGGTGATCACCGGCCGGGTCAGGAGCCGTACTTCGCCACGTACTCCCGCGCCGCCCGCAGCTCCTCCGGGTGCAGCGCCTCGCCGGCCGCCAGCATGCTCGGCAGCAGCGAGCGCTCGGTGGTCACCGCGCGGAACGCGAGCTGGACCGTCACGTCGTGGTCCGGGCGGTGCACGATCTCGATCGGGTCCCCGGCGCGGATCTCGCCCGGCTCGATCACCCGCAGATACGCGCCCGCGGCCCCCTCCTGCGTGAACCGCTTGACCCAGCCCTTCTCGCCGAGATGCCCCTGGAACGTCCGGCACGGGATCCGGCTGGACGACACCTCGAGGACCACCTCGGAGCCGATCCGCCAGCGCTCGCCGATCCGCGCGCCCGTGATGTCGAGGCCCTCGGTCGTCAGGTTCTCCCCGAAGGCGCCGCTGGGGATCGGGCGGCCCAGGGTGCGCTCCCAGGCGTCCAGGTCCTCGCGCGCGTACGCGTACACGGCCTGGTCGTCGCCGCCGTGGTGCCGCTTGTCGCACACCGCGTCCCCGGCGAGACCGCTGCCGCCGGTGCCCTTCGGACCCGGCGCGGCCACCCGCACGGGCCCCTCGACCGGCCGCTTGTCGATGCCGGTCACGCCCTCGGCCTGGTCGGTGTACGCCACGGCCTTGCGGTGCCCGAGATTGAGAGACAGGAGCTTCATACCGGCCACGCTACGGGACCCCGGACCAAAGCCGCCACGCAATATTCGGCGCATTCCCCAAGCAGGGCTTATGCTTGAGGAGTGATCGAAGCCCGCCACCTCCGCGTCCTGCGCGCCGTCGCCGCCACCGGCTCCTTCTCGGCGGCCGCCCGGGAGCTGGGCTGCACCCAGCCCGCGGTCAGCCAGCAGATGAAGGCCCTGGAGTCCTCGGCGGGCACCCCGCTGCTGATCCGCACCGGCCGCGAGATGCGCCTGACCCAGGCGGGCGAGGCGCTGGTCCGGCACGCGGCGGGCATCCTCGCCGGGCTAACCGCCGCGGAGGAGGAGGTCGCCGCGATCGCCGGGCTGCGCGCGGGCCGCGTCCGCCTGGTGTCGTTCCCCAGCGGCAGCTCGACCCTGGTGCCGACGGCGCTGGCCGCGCTGCGCGCCGAGCACCCCGGCACCCGGGTCTCCCTGGTCGAGGCCGAGCCGCCGCGCTCGGTGGAGATGCTGCGCGAGGGCGACTGCGACGTCGCGCTCGCCTTCCGGTACGAGGGCGCCCAGGCGGCCGAGGACTGGGACGACCTCGTCGTGCGCCCGCTGCTCGCCGACCGCCTGGTGGGCCTGGTCCCCGAGGGGCACGCGCTGGCCTCCGCCAGTGAGGTCACCATCGACGCGTTCGCGGACGAGCCGTGGATCGCGGGCTGCCCGCGCTGCCGCCGCCAGTTGGTGGAGGTGTGCCGCGGTGCCGGATTCGCGCCCCGCATCGACTTCGCGACGGACGACTATCCGGCCGTGATCGGCCTCGTCGGCGCCGGGCTCGGCGTCGCCGTCCTGCCCGAACTGGCCATCGAATCCGTTCGGCCCAAGGGTGCACGCACAGTGACGGTCGAGCCGCCCGTGCAGCGTGAGATCGTCGCGCTCACCCTGCCCGATCTGGCCCAGGTGCCGGCCGTCGCCGCCACCCTCGACCACCTGGCGCGGGCCGCCGACAAGGCCGCCGCGCGCTGAATCCCGCCGTACCCCGCTGAACGCCGATGTGGGCGCACGGGGTGCGCCCACATCTGGAGAAACGTTCCTTCAGTTGGTGGAAGCGGTGGCCGCCGATGGCGCGCCGCCCGCCGACGACGCGGTCACGAGCCGGTTGCGGGCCCGCCCCATCAGCTCCTCGCGCTCGTCCTCGGTGAGTCCGCCCCACACGCCGTACGGCTCGCGCACCTGTAGCGCGTGAGCAGCGCACTCCGCGCGCACCGGGCACCGCATGCAGACCTCCTTGGCCGAGGTCTCACGGGCGCTGCGGGCCGCGCCGCGCTCCCCCTCGGGGTGGAAGAAGAGAGAGCTGTCGACCCCGCGGCAGGCCGCGAGCAGCTGCCAGTCCCACAGATCTGCGTTCGGTCCGGGAAGGCGGGAGAAATCTGCCATTGGTGTGTCCCCTTGTTGCCGTTGTAGCCGTTGTGACGCGGAACGGTGCCCATGACCGTACATCTACTGTCTAAGGAGATGAAAATATGACTCATTGCGAATCTAGCTACAGACACCAGCAAAAGGGAAGAAATACCGCTAAATGGGGCATAGGTTGTGGTGAAACCTTGAGAGT is a genomic window containing:
- a CDS encoding WhiB family transcriptional regulator, producing the protein MADFSRLPGPNADLWDWQLLAACRGVDSSLFFHPEGERGAARSARETSAKEVCMRCPVRAECAAHALQVREPYGVWGGLTEDEREELMGRARNRLVTASSAGGAPSAATASTN